TCGACGCGGGGCACTCCGAGTGCCTCGAAACGGACGGTCTTCAGCAGCTCCGGGACGTCGACATGCTTGGGGGTCAGGCCTCCGCGCAGCACATTGTCCGAGGACGCCATCACTTCCACACCCAGGCCGTGGAGGTACGCGTGGACGTTCCCGGCGGGCAGGTAGACCACTTCGCCGGGCTCCAGCGAAACGAGGTTCAGGAGGAGCGAAATGAGCACTCCAGGATCCCCTGGGAAGGCCTCGTTAATGTCCAGGAGCGCACCCAGCACGTCCTCATGAGGCTCCCTGGGCGCCCCCGAGCGGAGCACTGCCTCGACTTCGACAACTGCCTCCGAAACCTTCCGGCCACCCTCGATCAGGCGGGTAAAGGCGGCCTTCAGCGCTGCAGGTTCGTCGGCCTGGCTGAGGTCCGATATGACCCCCGTGATGATGTCCGGGACATCCATTGCGGCGGAGTCCATCGACGCCGCAAGGTGCTCGAAAACCTGCTTGGCCGCCGCAGCGGACCTGAACCCGCACAGTGCACGGAACGGAGTCAAGGCAAAGATCAGTTCCGGTTTGTGGTTGTCGTCCCGGTAGTTCCGTTCGGCGGAATCGGCTGGCAGCCCGGCCGCGTTTTCGCGCGCGAAGCCCTCGCGGGCTTGCTCAAGGCTGGGGTGGACCTGCAGGGACAGCGGCTGCTCCGCGGCCAGGAGCTTGGTCAGGAACGGCAGCCGCGGCCCGAACGCTTCGAGGCTTTCTGCTCCCAGGAAATGCCGGGGATCGGAGGCGATCAAAGCATCCAGGGGCTGAGTGACGCCATTGGGGTGGATGGCCGTCGAGGGTGAATCCGGGTGCGCCCCGATCCACAGTTCCGCTTCCGGTCCACCCGAGGCCGGCCGACCCAGCAAGCCGGCGATCGCCGTCGTCGACCCCCAGACGTAGGGCCGCAAAACATTCTCTATCTGGTACACGAAAGAAGGTCCTTATCGTTGCGCTGGACGTGGTGGTTGGACGACAGCCGGGCTTAGAGCGGTGCGCATTGCCCGTTGGTGGCCACGAGGTCACGGATACCCTGCTCATCGCCCTGGGCCTTGAGGCCGTTCAACAATTCAATGGTGATGGGCGTGCCGTCCGGGGTGGTGGTCACCGGTGTGAAATCCGCCGACGGCGATGGCAGCTGGCTCGCCGGCAGGCGCCCGGATACCGGGCCCGCAGCTGCGGCCGCACCTGCAGGGGTGCCGGCGGGGGAGACGACGGCGTCATCCGCCTTGGGGCTGTTGGCGGACTTCAGGAGTTCCTGGACCTTTGAGTGGATCAAGTCAAAATCGGGAACGGTGGAGAACGACGCATCGAAGTCCGGAGGGCCGATGGTGAGCCGTTTGACGGGCTGGTTCTTGGACTTCAGCGCAAGGTCAACGAAGCTGCCCAGCTGGTTGGAGGAAATGTTCGAGTCCACTACTTTGGTGCCGGCGTTGGCGATGTCCTCGAATTTGGTCAGCAGGGTGGCCGGATCCAGTTGCTTGAGCATGGCCTGTTGCACGCACTGTTGGCGTGCGATCCGGGCGTAGTCGTCCACGAATTCGCGGGACCGCCCGTACCACAGGGCATGGAAGCCATCGAGGTGCTGGTCGCCGGCAGCGATCCAGCCATCGGGCATGCCATGGATACCATGGGCCTCATCGGTGACGGGGCCACTGATGGGCACCCAGCCTCCGGCCTTGATGCGGATTCCGCCCATGGCGTCGATAAGTTTGGCGAAGCCATCCATGTCCACCAGCACGTAGGCCTGGACGGTAATGCCCAGCGTTCCGGATACTGCTTCCAGGGTGGCTTGTGCGCCGGGATCGGCTACGCCCGGATACAGGTCCTGGTAGTTGTTGGTGACTTCGGTGTTGACGGCGTTGATGAGGCACTCATCGCCGCAGTTGTAGCCATCGGGGTAGATCTTGCGCATCGGCGAGCCCTCGCTGAACTGCGCATTCTGGAGGTTGCGGGGGACCGAGATGATGGCGCTTTCGCCCGTCTTCGCGTCGACGCTGATGACCGAGAGGCTGTCCGGGCGGCGGCCCGTCCGGTCATCCCCGGCGTCCCCGCCCATCATCAGGAAGTTGTAGCGTCCGTCCACGGGATCGATGGCGGGACCGGCGTCGAAGATGCTGCCGATCGCGTTGCGGCTCACGTTCAGGACGTACGCGATGTAACCCAGGGATCCACTGGCCAGGACCGTGGACACGGCAAGGACAACGGCGATGATGGGCCGCATCCCTGGTGCCAAGAGGTTGGGCCTGATGATCCTCAGCGTGTTGAGGAACAAATACGCCCAGCCCAGCGCCAGGGCCACCAACAGCACGATGACCACCAGGGAACCAACAGGGTGCGTGACGATGCTCAGCAGCATGGTCCGGTTTACCAGGGCAATGACGAGGGTCAGCAGCGCCAAGGCCCAAACCGTCAGGGTAACGCGCAACGCCCTGCGGCCCAGTTTGCGGTCACCAGCGACAATCTGAGCGCTGCCGGGGATGAAGAGAGTCAGGAGTACCAGCACGAAGGCGCGTTTGGTCCGCACCGGAGCACTGGCTCCGGAGGGGTAGCGGACAGGATCAGTCAGTGCAGCACCGGGCTGATTCGGAGTCTTGTGCATGGTAGTCATCCGCTGCCTTCCTAGCGGATGCTCCGGGCTGAAGTGTTGGCGGGGGAGAAGACCTCTTCCACTTTGTGGCGCAGGTTTTCACCTTTCTTGGTGGCGACGTCGTTCAGCTCCTGAGCGAAGGCCAACAGGTCTGCACGGAGCTTGGATGCGAGCTCGTCCGTACCCGATGCCAGAATGCGCACCGCAAGGAGTCCGGCGTTGCGGGCTCCTGCGATGGACACCGTGGCTACCGGAACACCCGCGGGCATTTGCACGATGGACAGCAGGGAGTCCATGCCGTCGAGTGTTTTCAGGGGGACCGGTACACCGATCACGGGCAGGGGGGTTACCGATGCCAGCATGCCGGGCAGGTGCGCAGCGCCACCGGCACCGGCAATGATGACTCGAAGGCCGCGTTCGTGGGCCGTTTGGCCGTACCGGATCATTTCGGTTGGCATGCGGTGTGCCGAGACGACGTCTGCCTCGAACGGGATGCCGAATTCGGCAAGGGCGTCAGCGGCAGCCTCCATGACGGGCCAGTCCGAGTCGGAGCCCATGACGAGCCCGACCAGTGGGGCAGTTGTTCCAGTCATCATACGGTTTCCTCCAAGGATGTCGGCTCGGGTTTGCGGCCGTCGCGGATGATGTTGGCCACGGCCGTGGCACGCTGGCGGACGGAGTCGACGTCGGAAATCGACGTGCCGATGAGGTTGACATGCCCGATCTTCCGGCCGGGCCGGACGGACTTGCCGTAGGAATGGACCTTGGCTGCAGGCTCGTAGGCGAGGGCCATGGGGAATGCGTTGAAGAGATCCTGGTTGTCGCCGCCCAGGAAGTTCTTCATGACCGTAACCGGGGCCAACGCATCCGTAGCGCCAAGGGGAAGATCCAGGACCGCACGCAAGTGCTGTTCGAATTGGCTGGTGATGGAGCCATCCTGCGTCCAGTGCCCCGTGTTGTGGGGGCGCATGGCCAGTTCGTTGATGAGGAAGCCTGCCCCCACGCCGGGTGTTTCGAACAGTTCGGCCGCCATGACGCCTGTAACGCCGAGTTCGTTGGCAATGCGAAGCGCAGCTTCCTCGGCGGCGGCAGCCACCTCAACGGAAATGTTCTGGGCGGGTGCGATCACTTCGTCGCAGACGCCATCCACCTGGATGGTGTGGACTACGGGCCATGCCCGGGACTCGCCGCTGGGGGTGCGGGCGACCAGTGCGGAGAGTTCGCGGCTGAATTCCACCTTGGCTTCGGCCAGCAGTGGGCTCATGGCCTGGAACCAGTCGCCGGTCTCCTGGGCTTCGTCCGCGGAGCCGATGATCCTGACGCCCTTGCCGTCGTATCCGCCCCGGGGTGTTTTCAGGACAACGGGCCAGCCGATCCGGTCACCGAAAGCCACAAGCTCGTCGGGCGTGTGCACGGCGGACCATTCGGGGTTGGGCAGTCCAAGCCGATCAATAGCGGCCCGCATCACGAGCTTGTCCTGGGCGTTCACCAGGGCATCCGGTCCCGGCTGGACATTGACGCCGGCATCCAGCAACGCCTGGAGGTGCCCGGTAGGAACGTGTTCGTGGTCAAAGGTCAGCACGTCCACGCCCTTGGAGAACTCGAGAAGAGTGTCCAGGTCCTTGTAGTCGCCGACCGGGGCCGAGGCCACCGCGGCCACGGCAGAAACGTCCTCGCCTTCAGCCAAAACGCGGAGTTCGAAGCCCAGTGCGGTAGCGGGCGGAGCCATCATTCGGGCGAGTTGGCCGCCGCCAACAACGCCAATTACTGGAAAAGTCACAATGTTCAGCCTACCGAACCGGCGGCGGGATCACTGATTCTGGCGCTCTTTCCCTGCCTTTTTGCGGTGTGCCCTGCCTTCTATGGGTGTTCTCACAGGCTGTTCCCCGGCACCGCCGCGAAATCGGCGCTAAAATAAGTTTGGCCCATCGGCCCATCTTCAACGGCCATGGAGGGTCATGATCACCACACTTGCAGATCGAATCCGCGGACTTGCCTCGCTTTTCTGGCGCGAGGTAGCCAAGTTCGGCGCCGTCGGCGGTGTTGCTTTCGTCATTGACTCGGCTGTCTTCATCTGGCTCTTTTCGGGCCCGATGCACGGCAGCGAAGTGTGGGCCAAGGCACTCGCCACCATTGTTGCAAGTGTGTTCTCCTGGGTAGCCAACCGCTTCTGGACTTTCCGCCACCGCAAGCAGGCCAACGTGGTCCGCGAAGCCGTGTTGTTCGCCGTCATGAACATCGTCGGGCTCTTGATCGCTTCCGGATGTGTGTGGTTCGCCAAGTACATCCTGGACCTGAACGACAAGCCGTCATTGTTCATTGCCGGCAGCGTTGTGGGCCTCATCCTGGGCACCATTTTCCGCTTCTTCGCCTACCGCTTCTGGGTCTTCAACGAGGAACTGGACGCCGAGCCGGAGTTCTCGCACGACCACGAGATCCTCGAGGGACACCACAAGCCCAGGAATGGCGAGACCGCCAGCCCTGCGACCGGCGAACTTCCCATCAAGAACGTCTAACCAGTACCTCCGCTGACATCAGCGGCGAGTGACGCGCTCGTTCTCCAGCAGGTGTTCGGTGACGTCCAGTGCAGGGTGCACCAGGACCACCGATCCGTCCTGCTTCCAGGCACCCAGCGACGCCGCCAGGCCCTCTTCCAAACCGTCTGCGGCGCGTACCAGGAGGCGCACCCCTGGCTCCTGGGCGGCAGCAAACCCGTCCATCAGGGCGTCGTGTGCATGCGCGGTGGTGCTGCGGACAGCGGGCAAATCACCCTCGGGTTCGTTATGTGCCATGAAAACGTCACCGTGGGAGCGGACTTCCGCGGCATAGTCCACGACGCCGGCAGGCAACTCGCCGGGCCAACGCATAGCGAGTGCGGCCAACGGCACAGCCACGACGGCGTCGAAGCCGGCCCCGCCGCCGTCGTCGGGCTTGTCCGTGACAAGAAGGTCTGCTGACGAATCGTCGAAGACCACCTCCAGTCCAAGCTGCCAGGCCGCCAGGGCCCACACGAACGACTTCCAATGCGCGGGGAGGTCCAGCCGGACTGCCATCCCCGGTTCGGCGTCCAGCTCGTCCTGCAGCAGGTTGCTGGTCTTGGCCACCCAGTTGTCCAGAACGCGGCCCGAAAGTTCAACGCGCTCTGAGTCCGGTCCGTACCAGGTGAGCCGTGGTGAAGTTGCGTGTCCGGACCTCAGGGCCGTCATCAGGTTCGCTGCCGGGATAGTCATAGGCCCATCTTGCCACGCTGCGATTCGGCGGTCGCCAGCCATTGTGAAATGAAACACACCCGTCCTGGCCGGGGTGACGGTGGGCGCTCCGGGGGCGGGTGAAATTCCGCATAAATTCAATGAAAGTTCACGTAAATCGATCCAAGGCTCCCGTTTTCCGCCGCAGCACGCGGCGACGCGGCGAAAATGTTGGGCGTGGCGCATCCCACGTTTCTACAGATTCTTGATTATTATTCCGGCGCGGCTTGACTGTGAGTAGTTACACGCGTGTAATTAGTAATCAACGCCGCTGCACAGAGGACCGGAACGCCACCGGGAATCGGAAATACATCCAAGCAGCAGCTGCAAACTCAGGAGGGACGCCATGGGGCAAGCGTTGCGTATCCAGGAAGATGCAGTCGTCGCAGAACATGCGTCGGTGAAATACCGTTCGCGGGAAGTACCGGGAGACTGGTACGTCGATCCCGCGGATCCGGAAGCGGCAGACCGCTACAACCAGAATGTGCAGCAGTCTCTGGAGGATCAGGCAACTGCCCTCCTGGCAGCACATGAGGCACTGATCGGTGATCTGCCCGCGGGGCCGGACGATGACGTTGACGACCCTCCCATGGAGCTGCGTCGTCCGCTGGAAACACCGGGGCAGCCCGTGTGGATCGGCCTTCCCAGCCAGGGTGACTTCGATGACGAAGGCGAGCTCGGCTGGCAGACAGATGCGCTGTGTGCGCAAACCGATCCTGAAGCGTTCTTCCCCGAGAAGGGTGGATCGACGAGGGATGCCAAAAAGGTCTGCGGAGCGTGCAATGTCCGCTCGCAGTGCCTGGAGTACGCCCTTGCAAACGACGAACGGTTCGGTATTTGGGGCGGCCTCTCTGAGCGGGAACGTCGTCGGCTAAGGAAGCGAGCGGTCTAATTCTCAAGGAAGTGCATGTTACCGCCGTCGTGGTTGCCCACGACGGCGGAAACTATCTCCCCAGGACCTTGGCGGCATTGTCGAACCAGACGCGTTCGGCAGATGCCGCCATTGGCATTGATACAGGTTCCACCGATAACTCGCAGGCGTTGCTCCGCGAATCGTTCGGAACAGGCAACGTCACCACCTTCACGCACCCGAAGTCCGGCTTCGGCGCGGCCGTCCAGGCGGGCTTGCACGAGCTTGCCCCCGCCCAGGACGCAGCCGAAGGCAGCACCCCGACGTCCGTCCAGTGGATCTGGCTCCTTCACGACGACGCCGCGCCGGCGCCGGATGCGTTGGCGGAACTACTCCACGCAGTGGAACGCGCCCCGTCCGTAACGGTGGCCGGCTGCAAGCAGCTCGGTTGGGATAACGAACGGCACCTGGTGGATGTGGGTCTGTCGACCAGCCGCTGGGCCGAACGCCTCACATTGATCGACGCCGATGAAGTGGACCAAGGGCAATACGACGCGCGCACTGACACGTTCGCCGTCAATTCTGCCGGCATGCTGATCCGCCGTGACGTCTGGGAGCAGTTGCAGGGCTTCGACCCCGCCCTCCCGGGCAGCGGGGACGACGTCGACTTCTGCTGGCGCAACTGGCTCGCAGGCAACCGTGTTGTAGTGGTTCCCAGCGCCCGCATGTTCCATGTGGAGCACAGGCCGCACGGTTTGGGTACCTCCTCCGCGGCCCGGAAAGCGCAGATCCACTTACGGCTCAAGCACACCCCGTGGTGGAACGTGCCGTTTCAGGCAATCGGCGCCTTGTTCGGCGCGGTGGTCCGGTTGCTGCTCAGCATCCTGGTCAAGGAGCCCGGTTACGGTTTCTCCCAGTTCACCTCCACGGTGGCTGCCTTGTTCCGCCCCGGCGCAATTGCCAGGGGCCGCCGGGTAGCGGCCAGGACGCGCCGCGTGCACCGCTCCGTCATCCGTGGCCTGCAAACATCCACGCGTGAAGTGCGGGCGAACCGGCGCTCACTGCTGGAGGCCATCCGTCCCAGCGATGAATCCTCAGCCACCTCCGACCTCCTGGCGCCAGAACCAAGTGGCGATGCCGCAGATGACTTCGCGGCACTGGCAACCAATGAACGCGGCTGGGTGGGCACGGGCGCCGTCGCAGCCGCGGTCCTGGCCCTTGCCGCAGCCCTGGTAGGACTCCTCGGTTTGCTGCGCTCCGGCTCAGTGACCGGTGGGGGACTTCTTCCCCTGTCCGCCGCCCCAGGAGACATCTGGGCCAACGCGTCCACCTGGTGGATCTCCCTGGGGGCAGGCTTGCCCGGGCATGGCGATCCGTTCGGATACGTGTTGTGGCTGTTGTCGCTGTTCGGTGGCGGGGATGGAAACGCCGCCATGGTCTGGCTGCTCATCCTGGCCATGCCGCTCTCCGCGGTGGGGGCTTGGTTCGCCGCTGGCGCCCTGACGACCAAACGTCGTTTCCGGACCGTGGCCGCACTGGCCTGGTCCGCCGCACCTGCCCTCCTGATCGCCATCAACGAGGGCCGAATTGGTGCCCTGGTGGCGCACGTGATGATGCCCCTGCTGCTCCTGGCGCTCCTGCGTGCCTCCGGATCCGCCATCGGCCAGGGGCCAGCCACTGGCAGCTCCGCACTCAGTCGACGGCCCGCTCCGATCCTGGGTAAGCCCGGAATCAACGGAACGCCGTCGTGGACGGCTGCCGCAGCCGCAGGCCTGGCAATGGCAGTGGTCACCTCATCCGCACCCTCGCTCCTGGGTCCCATCGCCGTCGCCGTGATCCTCGCAGCCGTGGTTCTGGGGCAGCGGGGCAAGACGCTGTGGTGGTCGCTCCTTCCAACCATTGCCTTGTTCCTGCCCTACGGCATTTCCGTTCTGGACAGGCCCCGTTCCTTGCTCGCCGACCCCGGCCTGCCCCTCACCTTTGAAGCGGCGCCGCTGTGGCAGCAGCTTCTGGGCCAACCGCTGGCGTTCAGTATCGACGGCGGCCTGAACGGTTTGGCTTTCTTCGGTCCAGGCGCTGTGCCATGGGCGCTGATCCTGGCACTGCTCGTCAGTGCGCCCATCCTTGTCCTGGCTGTGACAGCCCTCTTCCTTCCCGGCAAACGCACCGCCATGGCCAGGGTCTTCTGGCTGGCGGCCCTGGCTACCCTGGCGGGCAGTTGGCTGGTTGGGCATGTCGCCACCGGAGTCAACGGCAACGTGATGGTGGGCCCGTTCACCGGGCCGGCCGTCTCCGCTGCGGGCATGCTGTTGCTCGGTGCCGGGATCATCGGTGCCGACAAACTCTTCACAGCGCGCCGCCGGACTCCGGATACCCAGCGGGCGAAGCTTCCCATGCGCCGGGTTGCGTCCGCTGTGGTGATGACGCTCCTGGTTGCCGGCCCGTTGGCTGGCCTGGGTGCCTGGGTTTCCCAGAACGTCCTCCAGCCCTCGCCCGTAGCAGGCGAGGCGGCCCCGTCCGCGACTGAACAGCCGACGTCGGCCCTTGGCTCCAGCCGCCAGGTCCGGCCGGTGGACACCGGCACGCTGCCGGCCACCGCCGTCGACCGCGGGATGGGTCCAGAACGGACGCGCACCCTGGTTATCACCAGCGGTGAGCAGGGGGCCTTCACGTCATCACTGATGCGCGGTGCGGGAACCACCTTGGACAGCCTGTCCACCATCGCTTCGGCCCGAACCATCATTGGTGCTCCGGGACGCGAGGAGATCACCGCCGACGACCCCGCCACCACCTCCCTCCGCAGGGCGGTTGCCACCATCGTGGCAAGCACCGGAGTGGATCCGCGGGCAGACCTGGAACAGCTTGGTGCCGGTTTCGTCGTCCTGAAGGCTGCCGACAATGCAGCCCAGCTCACTGCCAGCAGGATCGACGCCGTTCCCGGCCTCGTTGCTGTCGGGCAGACTGACGCCGGGTGGTTGTGGCGCGTCACGCCGCGGAACCAGCCGGCGGCTACTGCAGCGGACACGACACACCGGGTCAGGATTCTCGACGCGCAAGGGGCAGTAACCGGTTCCCTGCCCTCCGAAGAGGTCTCCGTTGAAGCCGATGTGGCGCCAGGTGACGAGGGGCGCAAAGTGGTGCTGGCTGAACGTGCCGATCCCGGCTGGACCGCTTGGCTGGATGGCCGCGAGTTGACCTCCACGACCTCCGGCTGGTCGCAGGCTTTCGACCTTCCGGCCACTGGCGGAAGCCTCGAAGTTCGTTACACGAATCCGTGGGCTGTATGGTTCGGGATCCTGCAGGCAGTGGTGATCGGCTTGACGCTCCTGCTTGCTGTGCCGATGCCAGCCCGCCGCACCCGAACCGGCATGTCGAGGGACGAAGTTTCCCTCCGTAAGGAGTACAGCAGTGTCTGACGACCGGAAGAAAGTGCCTGACGAAGCCACTGAAGTCCCGGTGCCCCGGAAGTCCCGCGCCACCAAGGGCGGCGACGCCGGCAGCTCCCGCAGCGCCGCCAAGGGCACCCGAAGCTCCCGGAAAGGCGTCGTCACCGGTGCGCTCTCCGCCGTGGTCATCCTGGCCGCCGGCGGTAGCGCGGTTGCTGCCGCGTCGATGGTGCCCGAGCCTTCCGGCGGCACAACCATGGGCATCCGGCAGGCTGATGTCCCCGCGGGGCGCGCCCTTGGTGTCTGCCCTGAACCGGCCCGGTTGGTCAACGGAACTGTAGTCGGCACGGATGCGGACTTCAGCCCGGTATCCACCACCGCCACCAGTGCGCTGAACGCCGTAGTGCTGAGCAATCCGGCGGGAACCGTTCCCGGAAGCACGGTGACATCGCTTGGAGGCGGCACGGTGGCTGAGATCGCCAAGGCGCCCACCAGCACTCCCACGCCCGCATCCGGTCCGCCGGTATTGTCCGCTGGCGTGGCCTCCATCAGCCCGGTCACGGGACCGTCAGTGGTGGCCGCGGATGCGTTGGGGAACGAACAGGCCTCCTTGGCCGCAAATCTCAGCTATTCGGCCACAGACGGTGACCTCCGTGGACTGGCCTCAGCCCAATGCCAACCGCCTGGAAATGATGCCTGGCTGCTGGGGGCCAACACCGCTGTGGGACGCACCGCCGTCCTGAACCTGAGCAATGCCTCCGAAACCCCCGCAACGGTGAACCTGGAGCTCTTCGGGTACAAGGGTCAAATCCAGGCGCCGGGAGCTCGTGGACTCCTGGTAGCTCCGGGAACAACCCGTTCTGTCAACCTGGCCGGCCTCGCTCCGGGTGAATCGCAACTGGCTGTCCATGTGCGCAGTACGGGCGGTCCTGTGGCCGGGACCATCCAGCAAAGTGTGCTGCGCGGGCTCGCTCCGGGCGGGGTTGAATACCTCTCTCCGGGTACCGGGCCGTCGAACCTGCAGGTCATGTCCGGCGTCGACATCCAGGACCCGGCGGCTACCAAAGCGCTGGCCGGGAAGTCGGGGTTTGCCGATGCCGTGCCGGCCCTCCAAATAGCTGTTCCCGGTTCCACCGATGCCGTGGTGCAGGTCAGCATCTACGGAGCCAACGGTGAACGCAAGGTACCCAACGGGGGAGTAGTGACGGTCAAGGGTGGTTCCGTGGCTACGCTGAACCTTGACGGCGTTCCTGCCGGCAGTTACACCGTCAAGGCCAGCTCCGACGTGTCGTTTGTGGCATCGACCAGGATCACCCGCGGCGCCAAGCCGGAGGACGCGACAGACTTCGCCTGGTCGCCGGCCTCAGCCCGCCTGGGAAGTCAGCACCTGGTTGCCATTCCCCGTGATGGTCAACGGCTGCTGAGCTTCGGCGTGCCCGTCGGCCGTGCCACAGTGAGCTACGCCCCCGTGACGGCCGACGGAAAAATCGGCAAGGCCGTGGATGTAGACATGAGCGGCGGAACCACGTCCATGATCGAGCTCCCGGCGAAATCCGGCGACGCCATCGTGGCCGGATATGTTGTTTCGGCTTCCGGGGATCCCGTCTACGGTGCCCTTGTCCTGGGAAAGCAGGGACGTCCGGACGTATCGGTCGTGGCGATACAGGACGCAGCGGCGGGACTTGAAAAGGTTCCCGTTTCGGTGGGTTACTAGCCAGCGCTCCCGAGTCGGCCGCCGTCGTCGTTATTGATAGCGACGGCGGTAGACCGGGTCCAGCGTTTCCGGTGGCACACCGAGCATCTCAGCCGTGTATTCCACCACGACGTCGTGAACCAGGTCCTGGAGTTCCTCGCGCGTATTGGCGCCCTGCACCACAACCCTGCGGTAGATGGTGATCATGGGTGCTTCGCCACGGCCACCGGGCGTATACGAGCCCATGGGCGCGGTGCCTCCCGTTGCGACCAGTTGCTCCAGATCCGGTGGGATTTCATCGACTGCGAAGAGCACGCCGTCCAACTGCTTGCCCCACATGTCCTGGAGCCGTTCCGCGGAGTCCAACACCATGTCGTCAAAGCGCTCTGAACGGGTACGGAAACCGGGCAGGTTGGCAAGCATCAGTTCTCCGCGCAGCCCCCGTCCGTGGCGGTTGCGCCTGCGGCGCCGAAAGCTCCGCCCGCCCGTGCCTGCGTGTTCCCCGGCCTGGTCGCCATCCGCGTCAGTCCACCGGATGGTGAAACCGGGGATATGTGGCTGTGACTGCATATATCGACTTTAGTACCGGGCGACCGCCAGCGCGACATCACCGCCCCCAGCGCGCCGTAGCTGTTCCCGGTAAACGGAGTTGGTGGGCCACGGACGGCCAATGCGCACTTTGGGTGGCACTAGGCGCTAATCTGGGATGTTGTGGGTGCTATTCGTCAATGTTCCAGGTCGGCCTGCCGCCAGTCCGCGGTGGCTACTTTGACGTACGTATACGCGGATTCGACAGCCGTCCTGGGTCCGCTGGCCACCTATGCCGAGCCCCACGCCTACGACCTGTGCTCGCAGCATGCGGAAAGCCTGACCGTCCCGCGTGGATGGGAAGTGCTTCGGCTGGCCATGCCCAGCTCGCCCCCCGAGCCCGGGCCCGACGACTTGCTCGCACTCGCCAACGCTGTTCGCGAAGCAGCCTCCGCAGCTCCGGAAGCTCCCGTGCGGCACAACCATGCGCACATGGAGCCACCTGCCGGTACCGAAGGCACACGACGCGGTCACCTGCGGATTCTTCGCGAACCGTCCTGATCGGGCCCCGCAAGGCAGGGGTCGCAAATCGTCGCGGTGCTCCAAACGGCACGAACGTGCGCGGTAGTCTGGAAGCTGCAGATTAACCAGCCAGCGGCGCCGGGCGGCGCCACCCAGGGAGCATCATTCATGCCAAAGGTCAGTCCTGAACTGTTGTCCATCCTGCGCTGTCCCGTGACGGGTTCACCGCTGGTCCAGGAGGGCGACGAGTTGGTTGCCTCCGTCGCCGCGGCGGACGGCGAAAAGCTCCGCTACTCGATCGAGGACGGCATTCCGCTTCTCCTGCCGCCGGAATTGTTGGCTGCCGCCAACGCAGCGACTTCCGGCCAGCACGATTCCAAGGCGTAACACCCTCTTTTCACCAAACCCGCACGGTACCCAAAGGATTTCCATGACTTTTGATTTCAAAGTGGCCGACATCACCCTCGCGGAGGCAGGTCGCCACCAGATCCGCCTCGCCGAGCACGAAATGCCCGGGCTTATGTCTCTTCGGGAGGAATTCGGGGCTTCCCAGCCGCTGAAGGGCGCACGCATCGCGGGGTCGTTGCACATGACAGTGCAGACGGCAGTGCTCATTGAGACCCTCACGGCCTTGGGCGCCGAAGTTCGCTGGGCTTCCTGCAACATCTTCTCCACCCAGGACGAAGCAGCCGCCGCCGTCGTCGTCGGTAAAGGCACGCCGGAAGACCCGCAGGGTGTCCCGGTCTTCGCGTGGAAGGGCGAAACGCTCGAGGAGTACTGGTGGACTGCCGAGCAGATCCTTACCTGGCCCGGCGCGGAAACCAGCCCGGAGTTGGGTCCCAACATGATCCTCGACGACGGCGGCGACGCCACGTTGCTGCTGCACAAGGGCGTCGAATTCGAAGCTGCGGGCGCTGTCCCCACCGCCACGGAGGATGACCCCGAGGAATACGTCCTCATCCTTGACCTCCTCCGCCGGACCCTCGAAGCCGATCCGCAGAAGTGGACCCGCCTGGCAGCCAGGATCGAGGGTGTCACCGAGGAAACCACCACCGGCGTGCA
This Paenarthrobacter sp. GOM3 DNA region includes the following protein-coding sequences:
- a CDS encoding DUF5719 family protein, which codes for MSDDRKKVPDEATEVPVPRKSRATKGGDAGSSRSAAKGTRSSRKGVVTGALSAVVILAAGGSAVAAASMVPEPSGGTTMGIRQADVPAGRALGVCPEPARLVNGTVVGTDADFSPVSTTATSALNAVVLSNPAGTVPGSTVTSLGGGTVAEIAKAPTSTPTPASGPPVLSAGVASISPVTGPSVVAADALGNEQASLAANLSYSATDGDLRGLASAQCQPPGNDAWLLGANTAVGRTAVLNLSNASETPATVNLELFGYKGQIQAPGARGLLVAPGTTRSVNLAGLAPGESQLAVHVRSTGGPVAGTIQQSVLRGLAPGGVEYLSPGTGPSNLQVMSGVDIQDPAATKALAGKSGFADAVPALQIAVPGSTDAVVQVSIYGANGERKVPNGGVVTVKGGSVATLNLDGVPAGSYTVKASSDVSFVASTRITRGAKPEDATDFAWSPASARLGSQHLVAIPRDGQRLLSFGVPVGRATVSYAPVTADGKIGKAVDVDMSGGTTSMIELPAKSGDAIVAGYVVSASGDPVYGALVLGKQGRPDVSVVAIQDAAAGLEKVPVSVGY
- a CDS encoding metallopeptidase family protein: MQSQPHIPGFTIRWTDADGDQAGEHAGTGGRSFRRRRRNRHGRGLRGELMLANLPGFRTRSERFDDMVLDSAERLQDMWGKQLDGVLFAVDEIPPDLEQLVATGGTAPMGSYTPGGRGEAPMITIYRRVVVQGANTREELQDLVHDVVVEYTAEMLGVPPETLDPVYRRRYQ
- a CDS encoding DUF3499 domain-containing protein, with amino-acid sequence MGAIRQCSRSACRQSAVATLTYVYADSTAVLGPLATYAEPHAYDLCSQHAESLTVPRGWEVLRLAMPSSPPEPGPDDLLALANAVREAASAAPEAPVRHNHAHMEPPAGTEGTRRGHLRILREPS
- a CDS encoding Trm112 family protein, yielding MPKVSPELLSILRCPVTGSPLVQEGDELVASVAAADGEKLRYSIEDGIPLLLPPELLAAANAATSGQHDSKA